From a single Leptidea sinapis chromosome 1, ilLepSina1.1, whole genome shotgun sequence genomic region:
- the LOC126964812 gene encoding fringe glycosyltransferase has translation MGGRRLIKTAAFLIAVGYSSLLVYQGSVNFNIQDNRATVQVADLSIEPITKASVYESGQNRNISLDDVFISVKTTKHYQYTRLPIILKTWFQLAKEQIWFFTDIENRQHQNQTNGHMVNTNCSASHQRKHLCCKMSVEYDRFLESGKKWFCHFDDDNYVNVPRLVAVLQSYNHQEDWYLGRTSIYEPVKIYKKPTSSLLFSFWFATGGAGFCISRSLALKMLPVASGGRFISICEGIRLPDDVSMGFIIEHLMKKNLTLVPEFHSHLEQMKLLPPETFRDQISFSYSKMKDEWNVVNVPGFDTRYDPTRFLSLHCFLFPHFKFCPR, from the exons ATGGGAGGGCGTAGGCTTATTAAGACCGCAGCATTTTTGATTGCAGTTGGTTACAGCAGTTTACTTGTTTATCAAGGCAGTGTTAACTTTAACATACAAGACAATAGGGCGACTGTGCAAGTGGCCGACCTATCTATTGAACCTATTACAAAGGCGAGTGTATATGAAAGTGGACAGAACAGAAATATATCTCTAGATGATGTTTTCATAAGTGTTAAAACTACAAAACATTATCAGTACACCCGACTGccaattattttgaaaacatgGTTCCAGTTGGCAAAAGAACag ATATGGTTCTTCACAGATATAGAAAATCGACAACATCAGAATCAAACCA ACGGTCACATGGTAAACACCAATTGCTCGGCGTCACATCAGCGAAAACACCTTTGTTGCAAAATGTCTGTGGAATATGACCGCTTCTTGGAGAGCGGTAAAAA ATGGTTCTGTCATTTCGATGATGACAATTACGTGAATGTGCCCCGATTAGTCGCCGTGCTACAGTCGTACAACCACCAAGAGGACTGGTATCTTGGAAGGACCTCGATCTACGAACCTGTCaagatttataagaaaccaactAGCTCG ttacTCTTTTCATTCTGGTTTGCTACGGGAGGTGCAGGATTTTGTATAAGTCGAAGTTTGGCTTTGAAAATGTTACCTGTTGCTAG TGGTGGAAGATTTATCAGTATTTGTGAGGGAATTCGTCTTCCAGACGACGTTTCCATGGGGTTCATTATTG AGCATTTAATGAAGAAGAATCTGACACTCGTGCCGGAGTTTCACTCACACTTGGAACAAATGAAGCTACTGCCCCCGGAGACATTCCGCGATCAAATCTCATTCAGTTATTCCAAGATGAAGGACGAATGGAATGTTGTTAATGTTCCTGGATTTGATACTCGATATGATCCCACTAG GTTCCTCTCTCTACACTGTTTTCTATTTCCACATTTTAAGTTTTGCCCGAGGTAG